One genomic region from Haloarcula taiwanensis encodes:
- a CDS encoding haloacid dehalogenase, protein MSEPPAAVCFDMDGVLVQSEDHWVRAQREDILPTTAPNDDIPVSAITGRNYREVYPDLNAEYDLEISREGFERLFEEHGERIYGEKATVLDGAHELLDDLRDAGVALALTTSAPWAWIDVADERFDLLSKFDVAISANDIDGPGKPEPDIYEQGAAELGVAPEDCWAVEDSTAGARAAVAAGMTTVGFRGDGDETDLSMVHETADDAASLRQVLLTGV, encoded by the coding sequence ATGAGTGAACCGCCTGCTGCGGTCTGTTTCGATATGGACGGCGTCCTCGTCCAGTCTGAAGACCACTGGGTCCGTGCCCAGCGCGAGGATATCCTTCCGACGACCGCACCGAACGACGACATCCCGGTGTCCGCGATTACCGGGCGGAACTACCGAGAGGTGTATCCGGACCTGAACGCCGAGTACGACCTCGAAATCAGCCGCGAGGGCTTCGAGAGACTGTTCGAGGAGCACGGCGAGCGGATTTACGGCGAAAAAGCGACCGTCCTCGACGGGGCACACGAACTGCTCGACGACCTGCGGGACGCCGGCGTGGCACTGGCGCTGACGACCTCCGCACCATGGGCCTGGATCGACGTGGCCGACGAACGCTTCGACCTCCTCTCGAAGTTCGATGTCGCCATCAGTGCAAATGACATCGACGGCCCCGGGAAGCCGGAGCCAGACATCTACGAGCAGGGCGCGGCAGAACTGGGCGTTGCGCCCGAGGACTGCTGGGCCGTCGAGGACTCCACCGCGGGCGCACGCGCCGCCGTCGCCGCCGGAATGACGACCGTCGGGTTCCGCGGCGACGGCGACGAGACGGACCTCTCGATGGTCCACGAGACCGCAGACGATGCCGCGTCGCTGCGACAGGTACTTTTAACCGGTGTGTAA
- a CDS encoding DUF91 domain-containing protein, giving the protein MHDGTRVIAGECTTVFEGAREREQRGDVLVVVKPDNTVLVHDAEGYQPVAWLTRAESVTIDNGAVTARDGDELLRVVTHEEHGSGRYPASNAGVPVRDCPDCAGTLVRTRSEVTCTGCDAAYGIPSDAAVTGGRCDDCGLPTLRVERGRAFELCLDRECDSLDDAVIAAFDREWSCPHCDGDLLILRRGGLLAGCEHYPDCDTGFSMPSGVVVGNCDCGLPLFETAGGTRCLDSSCAERE; this is encoded by the coding sequence ATGCACGACGGAACCCGTGTGATTGCTGGTGAATGTACGACCGTTTTCGAGGGCGCGCGCGAGCGAGAGCAGCGCGGTGATGTCCTCGTCGTCGTTAAACCGGACAACACTGTTCTGGTTCACGATGCCGAAGGATATCAGCCGGTCGCGTGGCTCACGCGCGCTGAAAGCGTCACCATCGACAACGGAGCGGTGACCGCCCGCGACGGCGACGAACTCCTCCGGGTGGTCACTCACGAGGAACACGGCAGTGGCCGCTATCCGGCCTCGAACGCCGGCGTTCCGGTGCGCGACTGTCCCGACTGCGCCGGGACGCTGGTTCGCACCCGTAGCGAGGTTACCTGTACCGGCTGTGACGCCGCCTATGGGATTCCGAGCGATGCCGCGGTCACTGGCGGTCGGTGTGACGACTGCGGACTCCCGACGCTTCGAGTGGAACGTGGGCGGGCGTTCGAACTGTGTCTTGACCGGGAGTGTGACTCACTAGACGACGCCGTTATTGCGGCCTTTGACCGTGAGTGGAGCTGTCCTCACTGTGACGGCGACCTGCTGATTCTCCGCCGTGGTGGCCTGCTCGCCGGCTGTGAACACTACCCCGACTGTGACACCGGCTTCTCGATGCCGTCCGGCGTCGTCGTCGGTAACTGTGACTGCGGCCTGCCGCTGTTCGAAACCGCTGGCGGCACGCGATGTCTGGACAGTTCTTGCGCAGAACGGGAGTGA